One Nocardia sp. BMG111209 DNA segment encodes these proteins:
- the rplQ gene encoding 50S ribosomal protein L17 produces the protein MPKPKKGARFGGSAAHQKAIFANLATALFEHGRITTTEAKAKALRPYAEKLVTKAKAGTLADRREVLKVIRSKDVVHELFANIGPSFEDRAGGYTRIIKTMPRKGDNAPMAIIELVREKTVTNEADRARRVAASQAKVEEPAEVVADEAVTETAETEAPAAEDKAAE, from the coding sequence ATGCCCAAGCCCAAGAAGGGTGCCCGCTTCGGCGGGTCGGCGGCGCACCAGAAGGCGATCTTCGCCAATCTGGCGACGGCGCTCTTCGAGCACGGTCGGATCACGACCACCGAGGCCAAGGCCAAGGCGCTGCGCCCCTACGCCGAGAAGCTCGTCACCAAGGCGAAGGCCGGCACCCTCGCCGACCGTCGCGAGGTGCTCAAGGTGATCCGCAGCAAGGATGTGGTCCACGAACTCTTCGCGAACATCGGACCGTCGTTCGAGGATCGCGCCGGTGGCTACACCCGGATCATCAAGACGATGCCCCGCAAGGGTGACAACGCGCCGATGGCGATCATCGAACTCGTCCGCGAGAAGACCGTGACCAACGAGGCCGACCGCGCTCGCCGCGTGGCCGCCTCGCAGGCCAAGGTCGAGGAGCCGGCCGAGGTCGTCGCCGACGAGGCCGTCACCGAGACCGCCGAGACCGAGGCGCCCGCCGCCGAGGACAAGGCCGCCGAATAA
- a CDS encoding DNA-directed RNA polymerase subunit alpha, with the protein MLISQRPTLTEEILAENRSKFTIEPLEPGFGYTLGNSLRRTLLSSIPGAAVTSIRIDGVLHEFTTVPGVKEDVTDIILNLKGLVVSSEEDEPVTMYVRKQGPGTVTAGDIVPPAGVTVHNPDMHIATLNDKGKLEIELVVERGRGYVPAVQNKASGAEIGRIPVDSIYSPVLKVTYKVEATRVEQRTDFDRLILDVETKNSISPRDALASAGKTLVELFGLARELNVEAEGIEIGPSPAEADHIASFALPIEDLDLTVRSYNCLKREGVHTVGELVARTESDLLDIRNFGQKSIDEVKVKLHSLGLSLKDSPASFDPSSVVGYDSSTGTWSDSGSFHDTDAGEQDYAETEQL; encoded by the coding sequence ATGCTGATTTCCCAGCGACCGACGCTGACCGAAGAGATCCTGGCCGAGAACCGTTCGAAGTTCACCATCGAACCGCTCGAGCCCGGCTTCGGCTACACCCTCGGCAACTCGCTGCGCCGTACGCTGCTGTCCTCGATCCCGGGTGCCGCGGTTACCAGCATCCGCATCGACGGCGTGCTGCACGAGTTCACCACCGTCCCGGGTGTGAAGGAGGATGTCACCGACATCATCCTGAACCTCAAGGGCCTGGTCGTGTCGTCCGAGGAGGACGAGCCGGTCACCATGTACGTGCGCAAGCAGGGCCCGGGTACCGTCACCGCCGGTGACATCGTCCCGCCGGCCGGTGTGACCGTCCACAACCCGGACATGCACATCGCCACGCTGAACGACAAGGGCAAGTTGGAGATCGAGCTCGTGGTCGAGCGCGGTCGCGGCTACGTCCCGGCCGTGCAGAACAAGGCCTCGGGCGCGGAGATCGGCCGGATCCCGGTGGATTCGATCTACTCGCCCGTGCTGAAGGTGACCTACAAGGTCGAGGCGACCCGTGTCGAGCAGCGCACCGACTTCGACCGGCTCATCCTGGACGTCGAGACCAAGAACTCGATCTCCCCGCGGGATGCGCTGGCGTCGGCCGGTAAGACCCTGGTCGAGCTGTTCGGCCTGGCACGCGAGCTGAACGTCGAGGCCGAGGGTATCGAGATCGGGCCCAGCCCGGCCGAGGCGGACCACATCGCCTCGTTCGCGCTGCCGATCGAGGACCTGGACCTCACCGTGCGGTCGTACAACTGCCTCAAGCGCGAGGGTGTGCACACCGTCGGCGAGCTGGTCGCTCGTACGGAATCGGATCTGCTGGACATCCGCAACTTCGGGCAGAAGTCCATCGACGAGGTCAAGGTCAAGCTGCATTCGCTCGGCCTCTCGCTGAAGGACAGCCCGGCCTCCTTCGATCCGTCGAGTGTGGTCGGTTACGACTCCTCCACCGGAACCTGGAGCGACAGCGGCTCCTTCCACGACACCGATGCCGGCGAGCAGGACTACGCCGAGACCGAACAGCTTTAG
- the rpsD gene encoding 30S ribosomal protein S4, with protein MARYTGPITRKSRRLRVDLVGGDQAFERRPYPPGQHGRARIKESEYLLQLQEKQKARFTYGLLEKQFRRYYEEANRQKGKTGDNMLRLLEARLDNVVYRAGLARTRRQARQLVSHGHFVVNGVKVNVPSYQVAQYDIIDVKEKSAPTLPFQIARETYGDRPLPGWLQVVPNRLRILIHQLPERAQIDVPLNEQLIVEYYSK; from the coding sequence ATGGCTCGTTATACCGGCCCTATCACCCGCAAGTCGCGTCGTCTGCGTGTCGACCTCGTCGGAGGCGACCAGGCGTTCGAGCGTCGTCCCTACCCGCCGGGCCAGCACGGCCGCGCGCGGATCAAGGAGAGCGAGTACCTGCTCCAGCTGCAGGAGAAGCAGAAGGCGCGCTTCACCTACGGCCTGCTCGAGAAGCAGTTCCGCCGCTACTACGAAGAGGCCAACCGCCAGAAGGGCAAGACCGGTGACAACATGCTCCGGCTGCTCGAGGCGCGTCTGGACAACGTCGTGTACCGCGCCGGTCTCGCCCGCACCCGCCGCCAGGCCCGTCAGCTGGTCTCGCACGGCCACTTCGTCGTCAACGGCGTGAAGGTCAACGTGCCCAGCTACCAGGTCGCGCAGTACGACATCATCGATGTCAAGGAGAAGAGCGCGCCGACGCTGCCGTTCCAGATCGCTCGCGAGACCTACGGCGACCGCCCGCTCCCGGGCTGGCTGCAGGTCGTGCCGAACCGGCTGCGGATCCTGATCCACCAGCTGCCGGAGCGTGCGCAGATCGATGTGCCGCTGAACGAACAGCTCATCGTCGAGTACTACTCGAAGTAA
- the rpsK gene encoding 30S ribosomal protein S11, producing the protein MPPKSRASGPKKTQKSRRRDKKNVPHGNAHIKSTFNNTIVSITDPQGNVISWASSGHVGFKGSRKSTPFAAQLAAENAARKAQEHGVKKVDVFVKGPGSGRETAIRSLQAAGLEVGTISDVTPQPHNGCRPPKRRRV; encoded by the coding sequence ATGCCTCCGAAGAGTCGGGCCTCGGGCCCCAAGAAGACCCAGAAGTCGCGGCGCCGGGACAAGAAGAACGTTCCCCACGGCAACGCGCACATCAAGAGCACGTTCAACAACACGATCGTGTCCATCACCGACCCGCAGGGCAACGTCATCTCCTGGGCGTCGTCCGGCCACGTCGGTTTCAAGGGCTCGCGCAAGTCGACCCCGTTCGCTGCCCAGCTGGCCGCCGAGAATGCCGCCCGCAAGGCGCAGGAGCACGGCGTCAAGAAGGTCGACGTATTCGTGAAGGGCCCGGGTTCGGGTCGTGAGACCGCGATCCGATCGCTGCAGGCCGCCGGCCTCGAGGTCGGCACGATCTCCGATGTCACCCCGCAGCCGCACAACGGCTGCCGTCCGCCCAAGCGGCGTCGCGTCTAG